The Candidatus Kryptoniota bacterium DNA segment GTCAAGAAGCATTGCGCGGGCTTTTGCCGTCTTCGGGCTGATCACCATCCCCATGATGAGGAGAGCAATAAAAATCAGGAGCTTCAACGCGAGCCACCATGCCTTTCCAAAAAGGTCCCAGATAGTAATGTTCAGAGTGATCATATTACCGATGCCGCTGAGGATAAGCACCAGGGCTCCGAATGGCGACAACAGGCCGATGTTTCGGAGTAGCTTTGCAGCGTGGACCTTCGCGCGTACGTCGTTCTCCCATCTGAAATTTGCCTCGATTATAGGTCCGGCAAAGAGCAGAGTGAATATCATCCCGACGCCGATCAGATGAAAGAAGAGAGAAACAAAAAACCAGTTCATAATTTTCTCCGGTTCAAGTTAATTTTATTATGGTGGTAATCCCCTGACCGACACCGATGCACATGGTTGCAAGTCCGAAACCGGTTTTTCTCTTCTTCATTTCGTGAATCAGTGTCGTCAAAATTCTCGCGCCGCTTGCGCCAAGGGGATGTCCCAGCGCGATGGCGCCGCCGTTCACGTTGGTGATAGACCGGTCGAATCCGATCTCCACTATCACGGCAAGAGACTGTGCAGCGAATGCTTCGTTGAGTTCTATGAGCCCGATGTCAGCCAGCTTGAGACCTGCCTTCTCAAGTGCCCGACGGGTAGCGGGTACCGGACCGATGCCCATATATCGCGGGTCGACCCCGGCGGTTCCGCTCGACACGAATTCCGCAACAGGTTCAAGCCCGTTCGCGACGCAGAATTTCTCGGAGCAAAGCAGAACGGCCGATGCGCCGTCGTTCAATCCGGACGAGTTGCCCGCCGTAACAGTACCATGTTCCCTGAACGCAGGTTTTAGCTTGGACATTTTTTCCGCGCTCGTGTCGCGTCTCGGACCTTCATCATCAGCAACCGTAATTTCCTTATCACCTGAAATCCTGACCTCGACAAGTTCATCGTGAAATTTTCCGGCATCCTGCGCAGCCACCGCGCGCCGATGACTTTCGAGGGCAAACTCATCCTGCGCCTCCCTGCTAATCCGATATTTACCCGCAAGATTCTCGGCTGTCTCTCCCATACTCTCAAGGGGAAACCTGGACGCGAGTGCAGGATTCGGAAATCGCCAGCCCAAGGCGGTATCGTAAGCGGTAAGGTTGCCGAACAGTGCCTTCCCCGAAACATTCTTCGGGATTACATACGGTGCGCGGGACATGCTCTCGACGCCTCCGGCGACCACGCAGTCCGCGTCGCCAGTTCCGATCATCCGTGCGGCCGAATTGACCGCCTCGAGGCTCGAACCACAAAGCCGGTTGACGGTGTAAGCGGGCACTTCGCATGGAAATTCTGCCAGGAGAACAGCCATCCGCGCGACGTTCCGGTTATCCTCTCCCGCCTGATTCGCACACCCAAGCACGACATCGTCGATGTTTCGCGGATCGATGCCCGACTTCCCGATAATCCCACGAAGGACAAGAGCGGCGAGGTCGTCCGGCCTGACAGCGCTCAGCACTCCGCCATACTTCCCGACGGGAGTCCTGACTGAAGATACGATGAAAGCAGGCCTGATAGATCGTGCCATCAATTTGAAAACAGGTTTTTCATGAAATTAATTTCAGGTGAATGGCGAGTGAGAAATGAAATCGATTTGGACTTAAAAGGGGGCGCCGCACTACTTGTTCTGCATGTTGTTCTCAGAAACAATTTTCCTTAAGCCATCAAGATCTATCATATCAAAGAGTGCGTAGAGCGGTTTAGTGTTTGAAATGAACATACCGGTGATCTCCACCAGGAATCTCCGCGCAACGAGAAACTGAAGTTTACCCTGATGGGCCACCGTATCGTAGCTCTCAAGGACCTTCGTGTCCTTGTGCATTGTCGTCCGCTCATAACCGGTTTCGGTTTCCCTGTCCATGTCGCCTGAAATTGTGGGAGAGATCGACATGTATGACGGAAGGTTCAGCATGTCGGTGATTTTCACAGAGATACTGCTGACGCTTGAGTCTGTAGTATAAATGTAATTCACCTGAGCCCACGAGGATGAAAAGCCCATCATGCTCGATGTTTCCCCGGTAGGTCTGGCTCTCTTGTAAACCTCGTAATCAGCCTGCGGAAGAAATTGCTGCAGCTCGCGGAAGTTTATGATCTGAGGCTGTGCGAGGGCATTAACTGAAACAAAAATCAGAAACAGAAGAGAATTGCGTGCTCTTTGCATAAGAAACTCCGTTTCAACTGGACAACAAGCTGCTCGGCCTGTAAGCGTCGCCGTTGGAGCGTCGCATGATCTGGAGAAACTCCGCGATGAGGTATTTCCCGACGCGTTCTGAAAACTCAATCGGTCCCAGCGGGTAATTCGTCCCGAGCTTCATTGCGAGGTCTATGTCCTCTTCACCCGCGACTCCCTCCTCAAGCATGAAGAACGCTTCGTTCACGATCATGGATACCGTCCTCGCGAGTATGAGCCGCTGGCTGTCGTTTAAATGGTTTTTAGTCTCGATTCTCCCGCTGATCTTGTGAGCCATCTCGCGGAGAGATTCGCTTATCGATCCTTCTCGGCGGTCAATCTTGAGAGCGACTTTAGGAGACTTCTCGTCGTAAGTATAAAACCCGGAGCCGGATTTTCGCCCGAGGAATCCCGATTCCACCATTTTTTGCTGAAGTAATACGGGACGAAAGCGCGGCTCGTGGAAGAATTGTTCGTAAATGGATTTCGATACGTGGAAATTCACATCGATGCCGACAAGATCCAGGAGACGGAACGGGCCCATCGGGAAGTTCGCCGCCTCGAACGCGTAATCGATCTCTTCCACACTTCCCATTCTTTCGGAAAGAAACCGGAGCGGTTCAAGATAGAAATGCCGCGCGCATCGGTTAACCACGAAACCGGGAGTGTCGCGCGCTACTATAGGAGTCTTGCCTATCTGGCGTACGATTTGTGAAAGCTCTACCAGGATTTCATCCGCGAGGAAATCGGTTTTGACAACTTCTACGAGTTTCATTTTGTGTGCGGGATTGAAGAAATGAAGACCGGCTATTCTGTTCTTGTGCACGCTCCCGCTCGCGATTGCACCGATGGACAGGCTCGACGTGTTGGAAGTCAGAGGGACGTCGGCGGAACAGATCTGATCAAGCTTTGAAAACAGTCCCTGCTTGACGAGCAAGTCTTCGGTTACCGCCTCGATGACGAGATGCACCTCCGAGAAATCCGAGAGCTCTGTTCTGGGATGGATCCGGGCGATGGAAGCCTGGGCGTCTTCGGGTTTCGTTCTTTCCTTTTCCACGTCTCTCTGAAATTCGGTCCCGATGACCTCGAGCGACCTGGCGACTATCTCCTTGGAGACATCGTAGAGAAGCACTTCCCAACCGCTTCGTGAGAAGGCCATCGCGATTCCGGCGCCCATGGTGCCGGTG contains these protein-coding regions:
- a CDS encoding thiolase family protein, with translation MRPAFIVSSVRTPVGKYGGVLSAVRPDDLAALVLRGIIGKSGIDPRNIDDVVLGCANQAGEDNRNVARMAVLLAEFPCEVPAYTVNRLCGSSLEAVNSAARMIGTGDADCVVAGGVESMSRAPYVIPKNVSGKALFGNLTAYDTALGWRFPNPALASRFPLESMGETAENLAGKYRISREAQDEFALESHRRAVAAQDAGKFHDELVEVRISGDKEITVADDEGPRRDTSAEKMSKLKPAFREHGTVTAGNSSGLNDGASAVLLCSEKFCVANGLEPVAEFVSSGTAGVDPRYMGIGPVPATRRALEKAGLKLADIGLIELNEAFAAQSLAVIVEIGFDRSITNVNGGAIALGHPLGASGARILTTLIHEMKKRKTGFGLATMCIGVGQGITTIIKLT
- a CDS encoding 3-hydroxyacyl-CoA dehydrogenase NAD-binding domain-containing protein, which codes for MKAVGIVGTGTMGAGIAMAFSRSGWEVLLYDVSKEIVARSLEVIGTEFQRDVEKERTKPEDAQASIARIHPRTELSDFSEVHLVIEAVTEDLLVKQGLFSKLDQICSADVPLTSNTSSLSIGAIASGSVHKNRIAGLHFFNPAHKMKLVEVVKTDFLADEILVELSQIVRQIGKTPIVARDTPGFVVNRCARHFYLEPLRFLSERMGSVEEIDYAFEAANFPMGPFRLLDLVGIDVNFHVSKSIYEQFFHEPRFRPVLLQQKMVESGFLGRKSGSGFYTYDEKSPKVALKIDRREGSISESLREMAHKISGRIETKNHLNDSQRLILARTVSMIVNEAFFMLEEGVAGEEDIDLAMKLGTNYPLGPIEFSERVGKYLIAEFLQIMRRSNGDAYRPSSLLSS